A genome region from Gardnerella vaginalis includes the following:
- the metF gene encoding methylenetetrahydrofolate reductase [NAD(P)H], with protein MTYKPKFSLEVFPPKRTSPIGTIYDTLDGLRGLDPDFISVTYGTGKSSDRTATARIANTIRSEYGIKTVAHLTARYLDYDDVDEALDMFDKAGVSGVLALRGDVIENQNAAGVFNHASDLVSYIHSKRPDLPILGACYPEKHPEAATLQEDIDNLKRKVDAGVTHLISQLFYNNDDFLHFRDLARKSGINVPIEAGVMPVVNANQVKRMTKMCSSKISEPVLAMIERWGSNPEVLQDAGSIFASQQINDLVAEGVDGIHLYTMNRPGVTRSIWSNVKPLFTKIV; from the coding sequence ATGACGTACAAACCAAAGTTTTCGCTAGAGGTGTTTCCGCCTAAAAGAACATCTCCAATAGGAACGATTTACGACACTTTAGACGGCTTAAGGGGCTTGGATCCAGATTTTATATCCGTAACTTACGGAACTGGAAAATCTTCGGATCGAACTGCTACTGCTAGAATCGCCAACACTATTCGATCGGAGTATGGCATTAAAACTGTTGCTCACTTAACAGCAAGATACTTGGACTATGACGATGTTGACGAAGCTTTAGACATGTTTGATAAGGCAGGCGTTAGTGGCGTTTTAGCTTTGCGCGGAGATGTTATTGAAAATCAGAATGCTGCTGGAGTGTTTAATCACGCAAGCGATTTAGTATCGTATATTCACTCAAAGCGCCCAGATTTGCCTATTTTGGGGGCGTGCTACCCAGAAAAACATCCAGAAGCTGCTACTTTGCAAGAAGACATCGATAATCTAAAGCGAAAAGTTGATGCTGGAGTAACTCACTTGATTTCGCAACTTTTTTACAATAACGATGACTTTTTGCACTTTAGGGATTTAGCTAGAAAATCTGGCATTAACGTTCCAATTGAAGCTGGGGTTATGCCTGTTGTAAACGCGAATCAAGTTAAGCGAATGACAAAAATGTGCTCTTCTAAAATAAGTGAGCCAGTTTTAGCAATGATTGAGCGATGGGGAAGTAACCCAGAAGTCTTGCAAGACGCTGGAAGCATATTTGCGTCTCAACAGATTAACGATTTAGTTGCGGAAGGCGTAGACGGAATACACTTGTACACAATGAATCGTCCTGGCGTTACTAGAAGCATTTGGTCAAACGTTAAGCCACTTTTTACTAAGATAGTGTAA
- a CDS encoding bifunctional [glutamine synthetase] adenylyltransferase/[glutamine synthetase]-adenylyl-L-tyrosine phosphorylase, protein MYSGVMSSQKSSNSDLDHNLGTDLKQHADFNLSFAKETDLSYRTLVKAGFARPESARKTIEDICKNCENNSINVLKILESINRAEDPDYAILAFKDIYQSQKKTVENIAENSNNSLITSPLASLMQVLGASKSFAMLMRTHTDLINAAANDPNHLLHMTLEERVSDLLEAIQSYSATIVNEEKEDSQNLKEEDNVGAKNCSSYTVPISSMGFAQAVCALRARCRQHIAAIMAYDLASADPVELQPDISRKLSDAADAALEAALAIARGQVSGSCCCRFAIIAMGKLGAQEVNYVSDIDLIYVVEPTNGVKQDEALRVGSSIALVLQKVCQSIVMGCAEPPLWQIDTALRPEGKDGPLVRRLESHNEYYEKWASSWEFQALLKSRPAAGDAQLGKDYRQMADSLIWKASGREHFVADCQHMRQRVESLIPASQRDLDMKLGRGGLRDVEFTVQMLQLVHGSEDKSLRVRDTLGALNALSAGGYVSRSQAAILAEHYRFERVLEHRQQMWNMQRTHLFPDLGSQGNGGLDRARSISAEELNSNEQIRRLARAVRLKPEELVARFDKARREIRHLHKDIYYRPMLPINAQTDADPIVLSAEAARARFASIGFADAKAAQMHVEALTDGLSRAAKIHRILLPAVLKWLGEGQNPDMGLLVFRRLSERFGGKNTYLGFLRDSPSAARRLCHVLSDSRYLGDAMMQSIQSITWLGDDSALTPRGRESLDMQTSAMLARYSSSIVDFAQSLRALRRQEIERVALAWMCGIIDDDTSMQAMSDVFDAVLDAALQWSMKDASLKMDLEESKASIAIIALGRYGGREVNFCSDADMMVVYKPMANDDDCKIEYDSISDIAHRFAQTTVDILRNILQGPLTLEPKIMVDLDLRPEGKDGPLVRSLESCEHYYQKWASTWENQALLRARFAAGSKDLADALLSGVVNNLRYSPDPLNESQLAEIRKLKARMEAERLPRGVSRDRHLKLGRGGLSDVEWTVQLLQLQYAGKYESLRVVGTMQALKALKELNLIEDEDANVLEKCWHMCSAVRNANFLWSGSLERADVIPTDSYSLGGIATYLGYDPNQGRVFENDLMAVMRQCREVMSRLFYCR, encoded by the coding sequence ATGTACAGTGGCGTTATGAGCAGTCAAAAAAGCAGTAATAGCGATTTAGATCATAATTTAGGTACTGATTTAAAACAGCATGCGGATTTTAATTTAAGTTTTGCTAAAGAAACTGACTTATCATACAGAACTCTAGTTAAAGCTGGATTTGCTCGTCCAGAATCTGCTCGTAAAACCATAGAAGATATTTGCAAAAATTGTGAGAATAATTCAATTAATGTGCTCAAAATCTTAGAAAGCATAAATAGAGCAGAAGACCCAGATTACGCAATTTTAGCGTTTAAAGATATATATCAATCTCAGAAAAAAACTGTTGAAAATATTGCGGAGAACTCGAATAATTCATTAATAACAAGCCCACTTGCGTCTTTAATGCAAGTTCTTGGAGCATCTAAATCATTTGCGATGCTAATGAGAACGCACACTGATTTAATAAACGCTGCAGCAAATGACCCAAATCATTTACTACACATGACTTTAGAAGAACGTGTTTCGGATTTACTAGAAGCTATTCAATCTTACAGTGCAACAATAGTAAACGAAGAAAAAGAAGATTCACAAAATTTAAAAGAAGAAGACAACGTTGGCGCCAAGAATTGTAGCTCGTACACTGTTCCAATAAGCTCTATGGGTTTTGCTCAAGCTGTTTGTGCTCTTAGAGCGAGATGTCGCCAGCATATTGCTGCAATTATGGCATATGATTTGGCTAGTGCAGACCCTGTAGAATTACAGCCAGATATAAGTCGTAAACTTTCGGATGCTGCGGATGCGGCTCTTGAAGCTGCACTTGCGATAGCGCGCGGGCAAGTTTCTGGATCTTGTTGCTGCAGGTTTGCAATAATAGCAATGGGAAAATTGGGAGCGCAAGAAGTAAACTACGTTTCCGACATTGACTTAATATATGTAGTAGAACCAACTAATGGCGTTAAACAAGATGAAGCTTTGCGAGTTGGGTCTTCTATTGCACTTGTTTTGCAAAAAGTGTGTCAATCGATTGTTATGGGTTGTGCGGAGCCACCATTATGGCAAATTGATACAGCACTAAGACCAGAAGGCAAAGATGGACCTCTTGTTAGGCGCTTGGAATCACATAACGAATACTACGAAAAGTGGGCAAGTAGCTGGGAGTTTCAAGCATTACTAAAGTCGAGACCAGCCGCAGGAGACGCGCAGCTTGGTAAAGATTATAGACAAATGGCAGATTCGCTTATTTGGAAAGCGTCTGGGCGAGAACACTTTGTTGCAGATTGCCAACATATGCGACAGCGAGTAGAGTCTTTGATCCCTGCGTCTCAGCGAGATTTAGACATGAAGCTTGGGCGCGGAGGATTGCGAGATGTTGAGTTTACAGTTCAAATGCTGCAACTTGTGCACGGAAGTGAAGATAAGTCTTTGCGAGTTAGAGATACTTTAGGCGCGCTTAACGCACTATCTGCTGGAGGCTACGTTTCTAGGTCGCAAGCTGCAATTTTGGCAGAACACTACCGTTTTGAGCGAGTTCTCGAACATCGACAGCAAATGTGGAATATGCAACGCACTCATTTATTCCCAGATTTAGGTTCGCAAGGAAATGGTGGATTAGATCGCGCTAGAAGCATTAGTGCAGAAGAGCTTAATAGTAACGAGCAAATTAGGCGTCTTGCTAGAGCTGTTAGACTTAAGCCAGAAGAGCTTGTTGCGCGATTTGACAAAGCGCGCCGAGAAATTAGGCATTTGCATAAAGATATTTACTACCGTCCAATGCTGCCGATTAATGCGCAAACTGATGCGGATCCTATTGTGTTGTCTGCAGAAGCTGCGCGCGCTCGCTTTGCATCGATAGGTTTTGCTGATGCAAAAGCTGCACAAATGCATGTTGAAGCGCTTACTGATGGACTTTCACGCGCTGCTAAAATTCACAGAATTTTGCTTCCAGCAGTGTTGAAATGGCTTGGAGAAGGCCAAAATCCCGACATGGGTTTGCTTGTTTTCAGGAGACTTTCAGAGCGTTTCGGTGGTAAGAACACGTATCTTGGATTTTTGCGTGATTCTCCTAGCGCGGCTCGCAGGCTTTGTCATGTTTTGTCTGATTCGCGTTATTTAGGCGATGCAATGATGCAGTCAATACAATCTATTACTTGGCTTGGAGACGATTCGGCGCTTACACCTAGAGGCAGAGAAAGTTTAGATATGCAAACAAGCGCAATGTTGGCAAGATATTCAAGCAGCATTGTGGATTTTGCTCAGTCTTTGCGTGCTTTAAGAAGGCAAGAAATTGAGCGAGTAGCTCTTGCTTGGATGTGTGGGATTATTGACGATGATACTTCGATGCAAGCGATGAGTGATGTGTTTGATGCTGTACTTGATGCTGCTCTGCAATGGTCTATGAAAGATGCGTCTTTAAAAATGGACTTAGAAGAGAGTAAAGCTTCGATTGCCATTATTGCCCTCGGACGTTATGGTGGCAGGGAAGTTAATTTCTGTTCTGACGCGGATATGATGGTTGTTTATAAGCCGATGGCGAATGATGATGATTGCAAGATTGAATATGATTCTATATCTGATATTGCTCACCGTTTCGCGCAGACTACTGTAGACATATTGCGCAATATCCTGCAAGGTCCTCTTACTTTAGAGCCAAAAATCATGGTCGATTTAGATTTGCGACCAGAAGGTAAAGATGGTCCGCTTGTGCGTTCGCTAGAATCGTGTGAGCATTATTACCAAAAGTGGGCTAGTACGTGGGAAAATCAAGCACTTTTGCGCGCACGTTTTGCTGCAGGGTCGAAAGATTTGGCAGATGCTTTGCTAAGCGGAGTAGTAAACAATTTGCGTTATTCACCAGATCCTCTTAACGAATCTCAATTGGCGGAAATTCGTAAGCTTAAAGCGCGTATGGAAGCAGAACGCTTACCAAGAGGCGTTAGTAGAGACAGACATTTGAAGCTTGGTCGCGGTGGTTTAAGCGATGTTGAGTGGACTGTTCAGCTTTTGCAATTGCAATATGCTGGAAAATACGAGTCCTTGCGAGTAGTTGGCACAATGCAAGCGTTGAAAGCGCTTAAAGAATTGAATTTGATCGAAGATGAAGACGCAAATGTGTTAGAAAAATGCTGGCATATGTGTTCTGCAGTGCGAAATGCGAACTTCTTGTGGTCTGGTTCCTTGGAGCGCGCGGATGTTATTCCAACAGACTCTTATTCTTTAGGCGGAATCGCAACTTATCTTGGGTACGATCCAAACCAAGGTCGCGTTTTTGAAAACGATTTAATGGCTGTTATGCGTCAATGCCGCGAAGTCATGTCCCGTCTCTTCTACTGTCGCTAA
- the pyrB gene encoding aspartate carbamoyltransferase, translated as MTNAFYDSSNQVFSRCAIAQSLANKSVVTLDDISTAQIRMLLDKARYIDEHRKEVAHTCDGRVLATLFYEPSTRTRLSFETAMLRLGGKVIGFAGAQLSSASKGETVSDTLKVVSNYVDVVAMRHPKEGAAFVASHAGSVPVVNAGDGGHMHPTQTLADLATILARFGRLNNLTVGLCGDLTYGRTVHSLIETLCRFGNVHFVLISPDELKTPQYVIDRINDTPSCTYEETRDLMEVIGSLDVLYMTRVQEERFTDREQYLRLRDTYILTEEKLQKAKSYMPVLHPLPRINEIAVDVDDDPRAAYFEQVKNGMLMRMALESSVLGDELPGYEPTDFVNIPKDELEAHDSHGISLANPRVHISDENAPENLICPNSRCITNSELTLKRRFYKAESDRHEYHCLYCDEELQ; from the coding sequence ATGACGAACGCATTTTATGATTCTTCTAATCAGGTTTTTTCTCGTTGTGCAATTGCTCAATCGTTAGCAAACAAAAGCGTTGTTACATTAGACGATATTTCTACAGCTCAAATACGAATGCTATTAGATAAAGCACGATATATTGACGAGCACAGAAAAGAAGTGGCCCACACTTGCGATGGTAGAGTGTTGGCCACTCTTTTTTATGAGCCGAGCACGAGAACGCGACTAAGCTTTGAAACAGCAATGCTTCGCTTAGGTGGAAAGGTGATCGGTTTTGCGGGAGCACAGCTTTCTAGTGCAAGCAAAGGCGAAACGGTTAGCGACACTTTAAAAGTGGTGTCAAATTATGTAGATGTTGTAGCAATGCGTCATCCTAAAGAAGGTGCTGCATTTGTGGCGTCGCATGCAGGAAGTGTTCCTGTTGTTAATGCAGGAGACGGCGGCCATATGCATCCTACTCAAACTCTTGCAGATTTAGCTACAATTCTTGCGCGATTTGGCAGGCTGAATAACTTAACAGTTGGTTTATGCGGAGACTTAACATACGGTCGCACTGTTCACTCGCTTATTGAAACTTTATGCCGCTTTGGGAATGTTCACTTTGTGCTAATTAGCCCAGATGAGCTTAAAACTCCTCAGTACGTAATCGACCGCATTAACGATACGCCTTCGTGCACTTACGAAGAAACTCGCGACTTAATGGAAGTTATTGGCAGCTTGGACGTGCTTTATATGACTCGCGTGCAAGAAGAGCGTTTTACAGATCGCGAGCAATACTTGCGACTTCGTGACACTTATATTTTAACAGAAGAAAAATTGCAAAAAGCAAAATCTTATATGCCAGTGCTTCATCCGCTTCCGCGTATTAACGAAATCGCTGTTGATGTTGATGACGATCCTCGTGCAGCATACTTTGAGCAGGTTAAAAATGGCATGCTTATGCGAATGGCATTAGAAAGCTCTGTATTAGGAGATGAGCTTCCAGGATATGAGCCGACTGATTTTGTGAATATTCCTAAAGATGAGTTGGAAGCTCACGATTCTCATGGAATTTCGTTGGCTAATCCTCGCGTTCACATATCTGACGAGAATGCTCCAGAAAATCTTATATGTCCTAACTCTCGTTGCATAACAAACAGTGAGTTGACTCTTAAGCGTAGATTCTATAAAGCTGAGTCAGATAGACATGAGTATCATTGCTTGTATTGTGATGAAGAATTGCAGTGA
- a CDS encoding dihydroorotase, whose product MNDSRMLTLRNIAVWDTGERIDLVIDGVRQDALIEKNARISGEIDASDWIVAPGFADPHVHFRDPGQTDKETMMTGGNAAAAGGYTNVLIMPNTIPAVDGEPWNDAPFDVENVIDFLQRYGCIYGVKLPVHYDLSVCASISRQGLKPSNIELWKKYVHGVDDNQKTSPMKKHPITAISDDGSAVTDSILLDVLKMAKETGLPLVEHCEHHYYGSVNEGPVAKILGVGGIPASTELAIVNRDIEAVRKIGVHVHFQHVSTAAAFEAIRKAKKEGLPITCETAPHYVALCDEDVLKYGSMAKMNPPLRSKADRQATLAAIADGTIDMIATDHAPHTAGDKAGDFANTPNGIIGLECAYGVCRKVLVDAGYTDDKHLIELMSINPMQFMSRRPTDVAALLNVSSRCAVRRTLKLSETEHPENIDLVLINMREKWSVDANSFHSKARNTPFEGWQLQGRPVATIVGSEIAFSRM is encoded by the coding sequence ATGAACGACTCACGCATGTTAACCTTGCGAAATATTGCCGTTTGGGATACTGGCGAGCGAATCGATTTGGTTATAGATGGCGTTAGACAAGACGCTTTAATTGAGAAAAACGCTCGAATTTCGGGGGAAATTGATGCAAGTGATTGGATTGTTGCTCCTGGTTTTGCAGACCCGCACGTGCATTTTAGGGATCCTGGTCAGACTGATAAAGAAACAATGATGACTGGGGGCAATGCTGCTGCTGCCGGAGGATATACGAATGTGTTGATTATGCCAAACACAATTCCAGCTGTTGACGGTGAGCCTTGGAATGATGCTCCTTTTGATGTAGAAAACGTTATAGATTTTTTGCAAAGATACGGGTGTATTTATGGCGTAAAACTGCCAGTACACTACGATTTAAGTGTTTGTGCTTCAATAAGTAGGCAAGGTTTAAAACCAAGCAATATTGAGCTCTGGAAAAAATATGTTCATGGTGTTGATGATAATCAAAAAACTTCGCCTATGAAAAAGCATCCAATTACTGCAATAAGTGATGATGGTTCTGCTGTTACAGATTCGATTTTGCTAGACGTTCTTAAAATGGCGAAAGAAACAGGATTGCCACTTGTTGAGCATTGTGAGCACCATTATTATGGTTCGGTAAACGAAGGACCAGTTGCTAAAATTCTAGGCGTTGGCGGAATTCCTGCATCTACAGAGCTTGCGATTGTTAATAGGGATATAGAAGCAGTTCGCAAAATAGGTGTTCACGTGCACTTCCAGCATGTTAGTACGGCTGCCGCTTTCGAAGCTATTCGCAAAGCCAAGAAGGAAGGTTTGCCGATTACTTGCGAAACAGCACCGCATTACGTTGCTCTTTGCGATGAGGATGTGCTTAAGTATGGGTCAATGGCAAAGATGAATCCACCGCTAAGATCTAAAGCGGATAGACAGGCAACTCTTGCTGCTATTGCAGATGGCACTATAGACATGATTGCCACGGATCACGCTCCTCACACAGCAGGTGATAAAGCTGGCGATTTTGCTAATACTCCAAATGGGATTATTGGTTTGGAATGTGCTTATGGCGTATGTCGTAAAGTGCTTGTTGACGCTGGGTATACGGATGATAAGCACTTAATTGAACTTATGTCGATTAATCCTATGCAATTTATGAGTAGAAGACCTACAGATGTTGCAGCTTTGCTTAATGTGTCTTCGCGTTGTGCCGTGAGACGAACATTAAAATTAAGTGAAACTGAACATCCAGAAAATATTGATTTAGTGCTTATTAATATGCGTGAAAAATGGAGCGTTGATGCGAATTCCTTCCATTCAAAGGCTCGTAATACTCCATTTGAAGGATGGCAGTTACAGGGAAGACCAGTTGCTACTATTGTTGGCTCAGAAATCGCCTTTTCTCGCATGTAA
- the pyrF gene encoding orotidine-5'-phosphate decarboxylase: MDELIEEIAAKQNPTVVGLDPKPGILPAQILSGLSDEVLQEVEDEEALPTLLAASYFEFNRAIIDAIYDIVPAVKPQIAMYEALGSAGIDTYAMTCDYAKSRGLFVIGDAKRGDIGSTAAQYAAHLRGFADLNSYFKDDSYDFSESLVNLLKSASTKDVWHEDSLTVNPYMGSDGVKPFIDEAVARNKNIFVLLRTSNPSSKELQELVVEDGKPVYEHMAGLIEKWGESNIGTKGYSRVGAVVGATHPEEGKRLREIMPHTFFLVPGYGAQGGTAQDVSGMFDENGRGAIVNSSRGIIGSWQKSQDYVKNKSSLSLNNILEIVSDSARKSALNMRDDLRQAVYK, translated from the coding sequence ATGGACGAACTGATAGAAGAAATCGCAGCGAAGCAAAACCCTACTGTTGTTGGATTAGATCCAAAGCCTGGGATTTTGCCTGCGCAAATTCTAAGTGGATTATCTGATGAAGTTTTGCAAGAAGTCGAAGATGAAGAGGCTTTGCCAACCTTGCTTGCTGCATCGTACTTTGAGTTTAATCGTGCGATTATTGATGCGATTTACGACATTGTTCCAGCTGTTAAGCCACAAATTGCAATGTACGAGGCACTTGGTTCCGCTGGAATCGACACTTATGCTATGACTTGTGATTATGCAAAATCACGTGGGTTATTTGTTATTGGTGACGCAAAACGAGGCGATATTGGTTCCACGGCAGCTCAGTATGCAGCACATTTGCGAGGATTTGCTGATCTTAATTCGTATTTTAAAGATGATTCTTACGATTTTAGCGAATCTTTAGTTAATCTTCTTAAAAGCGCTAGCACAAAAGATGTTTGGCACGAGGACTCTCTTACCGTAAACCCATATATGGGTTCAGATGGCGTTAAGCCATTTATAGATGAGGCAGTAGCGCGTAATAAAAATATTTTTGTTCTTCTGCGCACGTCTAATCCTTCTAGCAAAGAGCTTCAAGAACTTGTTGTTGAAGATGGCAAACCAGTTTATGAGCATATGGCAGGTTTGATAGAAAAATGGGGTGAATCAAATATTGGGACTAAAGGGTATTCACGAGTAGGAGCAGTAGTTGGAGCAACTCATCCAGAAGAAGGTAAGCGTTTGCGCGAGATTATGCCGCACACTTTCTTCCTTGTTCCAGGTTATGGCGCACAAGGTGGAACGGCACAAGATGTTTCTGGAATGTTTGATGAAAATGGTCGAGGTGCAATAGTGAATTCTTCTCGAGGAATTATTGGTTCTTGGCAAAAATCGCAAGATTATGTTAAAAACAAGTCTTCTCTTTCTCTTAATAATATTCTTGAGATTGTATCTGATTCTGCTCGCAAATCTGCTTTAAACATGAGAGATGATTTAAGACAAGCAGTATATAAATAA
- a CDS encoding dihydroorotate dehydrogenase electron transfer subunit, with translation MSDGMFIQTRKSLRNAIFTLREDAYDSSGADSFSAKSLHADDLKYTRLLGRRAIEVLDNQKLDEGVYRLVLRDDAIAKTAAPAQFVNLYSPDSTTMLPRPFGVASVDGDTFSLIFAVIGKGTTEFSELKAGDTVDALGPLGLGFDISKPAHYVLVSGGLGVPPLICAAQAIAKNKNCKVTAVLGYRDNHFADSFMKEYVDNVYSISNAQGTVITLLNELEQENHFDFNGDLPIVVLSCGPMPMMKAVAHWAHERNVKCQLSLEARMGCGYGTCVACVVDTLEGRLKVCNEGPVFDTERLGWE, from the coding sequence ATGAGTGATGGCATGTTTATTCAAACTCGAAAATCTTTGAGAAACGCCATATTTACGTTACGTGAAGACGCTTATGATTCTTCGGGTGCAGATTCTTTTAGTGCAAAAAGTTTGCACGCTGATGATTTAAAATACACTCGTCTTTTAGGTCGCCGTGCTATAGAAGTTCTTGATAATCAAAAACTTGACGAAGGTGTGTATCGCTTAGTTTTGCGCGATGATGCTATTGCTAAAACTGCCGCTCCTGCGCAATTTGTTAACTTATATTCTCCAGATTCTACAACTATGCTTCCACGACCATTTGGTGTTGCAAGCGTTGATGGAGATACTTTTAGTCTTATTTTTGCTGTTATTGGTAAAGGAACTACCGAATTTTCGGAGCTCAAAGCAGGAGATACTGTAGACGCTTTAGGCCCATTAGGATTGGGTTTTGATATTTCTAAGCCAGCACACTATGTTCTTGTAAGCGGAGGATTGGGTGTTCCTCCTTTGATTTGTGCTGCACAGGCGATTGCAAAAAACAAGAATTGCAAAGTGACTGCGGTTCTTGGATATCGCGATAACCATTTTGCTGACTCATTTATGAAGGAATACGTTGATAATGTTTATAGCATTAGCAACGCGCAAGGAACTGTTATTACTTTGCTTAATGAACTCGAGCAAGAAAATCATTTTGATTTTAATGGAGATTTGCCTATTGTTGTTCTTTCTTGCGGTCCTATGCCAATGATGAAGGCTGTAGCTCATTGGGCGCATGAGCGTAATGTTAAATGTCAATTAAGCTTAGAGGCGAGAATGGGATGCGGATATGGAACTTGTGTTGCTTGCGTTGTAGATACTTTAGAAGGAAGACTTAAAGTTTGTAACGAGGGACCAGTGTTTGACACCGAAAGATTAGGCTGGGAGTAA
- a CDS encoding dihydroorotate dehydrogenase, with protein MSNEMNNALENAQNGAQNSASTLGFDTSHVWKHSTKVAGVEWKNMVGTASGTFQLAACAHFYDVSQLGAICTKGVSPVPWQGNPAPRTAESPSGMVNAVGLQNPGVDHYLVDELPKLKKLGALVITNVAGHSDDDYAQVVEKLADSAADMLEINVSCPNVTHGGMSVGTDPIALHRLIKRLRAMTDKPMIVKMTPNVTDIVSICKAAVDAGADALSMINTLVGLRIDIRTGEPIIANRTGGVSGPAIFPIGLGFVWRVRQAMPDIPIIGIGGIDSGEKALEYLYAGANAVEVGAAALVDPTAPIRIARELDDLLDSRPKLASLLAEGKTWR; from the coding sequence ATGAGTAACGAAATGAATAATGCTTTAGAAAATGCGCAAAATGGCGCACAGAATAGCGCATCAACTCTTGGGTTTGACACTAGTCATGTGTGGAAACACAGCACTAAAGTAGCTGGAGTTGAATGGAAGAATATGGTTGGGACCGCTTCTGGCACATTCCAACTTGCAGCTTGCGCGCACTTTTACGATGTGAGTCAGCTTGGAGCAATTTGTACAAAAGGTGTTTCCCCGGTTCCTTGGCAAGGAAATCCTGCTCCGCGCACTGCAGAATCGCCTTCTGGAATGGTGAATGCTGTTGGCTTGCAAAATCCTGGAGTTGACCACTATTTAGTAGATGAGTTGCCAAAGCTTAAAAAGCTGGGGGCTCTTGTAATTACTAACGTTGCAGGCCATAGTGATGACGATTATGCTCAAGTTGTTGAAAAGCTTGCAGATTCTGCTGCAGACATGCTTGAGATTAATGTAAGTTGCCCAAACGTGACTCATGGTGGAATGAGCGTTGGTACGGATCCTATTGCGCTTCATCGCTTAATTAAGCGTCTTCGCGCAATGACGGATAAGCCGATGATTGTAAAAATGACGCCAAACGTTACTGATATCGTCTCGATTTGCAAAGCTGCGGTTGATGCTGGAGCGGATGCTCTAAGCATGATTAACACTCTGGTTGGATTGCGAATTGATATTCGCACAGGCGAGCCTATTATTGCAAACCGTACTGGCGGCGTTTCCGGTCCTGCTATTTTCCCGATTGGACTTGGGTTTGTGTGGCGAGTTCGTCAAGCTATGCCAGATATTCCAATTATCGGCATTGGTGGCATTGATTCTGGCGAAAAAGCTTTGGAATACTTGTATGCTGGCGCTAATGCTGTAGAAGTTGGTGCTGCTGCTTTGGTGGATCCTACTGCTCCTATTCGTATTGCGAGAGAGCTTGATGATTTGCTTGATTCTCGTCCAAAGCTTGCGTCTTTGCTTGCAGAAGGAAAGACTTGGCGCTGA
- the pyrE gene encoding orotate phosphoribosyltransferase: protein MAELDERFTKFLLDSGALKFGDFTLKSGRQSPYFINAGAFDDGMKIASLGAYYAQRVVAAIEEGKLPQDIDTVFGPAYKGIPLAVSTAMALTNNHNMPVGFTFDRKERKDHGDGGIMVGKPLKDGMKVLLVDDVMTAGTAVRETLPKLKAEANVQVVGLILAVDRMERTKDSELSAVKAVEQEFGFPVLPIANVREIFAAAQKLTNNDGSAVMDENLAARAENYLREYGA, encoded by the coding sequence ATGGCAGAATTAGACGAGCGTTTTACAAAGTTTTTGCTTGACTCGGGCGCGCTTAAGTTTGGTGACTTTACGTTAAAATCTGGTCGTCAATCACCTTATTTTATTAATGCTGGAGCTTTTGACGACGGCATGAAAATCGCGAGCTTAGGAGCATACTACGCTCAGCGCGTTGTTGCAGCAATTGAAGAAGGCAAACTTCCGCAAGATATTGACACTGTTTTCGGTCCTGCTTATAAGGGTATTCCGCTGGCAGTTTCTACGGCGATGGCTTTGACAAATAATCACAATATGCCTGTTGGTTTTACTTTCGACCGCAAAGAGCGAAAGGATCATGGCGACGGCGGAATTATGGTTGGAAAACCGTTAAAAGACGGCATGAAAGTTTTGCTTGTTGACGACGTGATGACAGCTGGAACTGCAGTTCGCGAAACTTTGCCAAAACTTAAAGCGGAAGCAAATGTGCAAGTTGTAGGCTTGATTTTGGCAGTAGACAGAATGGAACGCACAAAAGACAGTGAGCTTTCTGCAGTAAAAGCAGTAGAGCAGGAGTTTGGTTTCCCAGTTTTGCCAATTGCTAACGTGCGTGAAATTTTCGCTGCAGCACAAAAACTCACTAATAATGACGGAAGCGCTGTTATGGATGAGAATTTGGCTGCTCGAGCTGAAAATTATTTGCGAGAATATGGTGCATGA